The Chitinibacter bivalviorum genomic interval AGCTCAACGCCCCACCCGTCTGATACTCCGTCACCCGAGTCTCAAAGAAATTTTTCTCTTTCTTCAAGTCAATCATTTCACTCATCCATGGGAATGGATTCGTTACACCAGGGAACAACTCGTTCAGGCCAATTTGCTGCATCCGACGATTGGCGATGAAACGCAGGTATTCTTTAAATTGCGCGGCATTCAGACCCAATACGCCGCGTGGCATAGTGTCTTCGGCGTAGGCGTATTCGAGCTCAACGGCTTGCTTGAATAGCTCGACGATTTCGGCTTTGAATGATTCTGTCCACAATTCTGGGTTTTCCATTTTGATCGTGTTGATCAAGTCGATACCAAAATTGCAGTGCATGGATTCATCGCGCAGGATGTATTGGTACTGCTCGGCAGCACCCGTCATTTTGTTTTGACGACCGAGCGCGAGGATTTGTACGAAGCCAACGTAGAAGAACAGGCCTTCCATAATGCAGGCAAATACGATGATCGAGCGCAACAGGGCTTGGTCGGTGGCCAAGGTGCCGGTTTTGAACGCGGGGTCGGTCAATACGTCGATAAATGGCATCAGGAAATGATCTTTATCGCGGATTGATTTGACTTCGTTGTAGGCGTTGAAGACTTCGCCTTCGTCCAGACCCAATGATTCAACAATGTATTGATAAGCGTGGGTGTGAATCGCTTCGTCAAACGCTTGGCGCAGCAGGAACTGGCGGCATTCTGGCGAGGTGATCTGGCGGTAGGTGCCCAGCACGATGTTGTTGGCTGCGAGGCTGTCGGCGGTCACAAAGAAGCCCAGATTGCGTTTGACCACGCGCATTTCGTCTTCGGATAACTGGCCGGTTTTCCATTGCTCGATGTCGCGCTGCATGTTCACTTCTTGCGGCATCCAGTGGTTTGCACACTGGGCGAGGTATTTTTCCCAGGCCCATTTGTGTTTGAATGGCACGAGCTGATTGACGTCGGTGGTGCCGTTGATGACGCGTTTGTCATCGGCGGTGATGCGCGGCGGAATGGCGTTGGTGGCCACTTTTGGTGCGGCAGGAATGGCGTTCGCCTGAGCTGGCGCGGGTGCGGCTGGGCGGTCGAGAACGTCATCGTCAAAACTGAGCATGGCTACTTTCCTTTTAATACATTTTGAATATGTGCTGGCAATGCTTATTGGCTGCCGAGCAGTTGTTGCTGAATATTGCTGGTGTCGGTGAGTTGATAGCGTTTTTGCAAATCAAACATATCGCGTTTGAATTCGTTGCTAAAAGTCACACTCGATTGAAAATTGATATTGAGGTTAAGGCTACCGAGGTAGCTGACCTCACCGGCACGAACGCTAAATTTTTGCTGTACGGGCACATTGAAATATTCGCTGGTATCAAAACCCAGCATCGAATTGCTGTGGCGAGACCAGCTTCCCGTAATATTGCTCACCGTGTATTCACCCGCAGGCAAACTCAGCAAGTACACTCGACCTGCGGGGCTAGGCTCGCTACCTGGTGCGTTAATGATGTCGGTCATGATCCGTGCATAGAGGTAATTGGCCCCTTGCGCGCCTTGCACAAATACCGTGGCGTCGCTGGTGTCACGGTCGAGTGATTGCAGGCTCATCGACATAAGCACCACGCCATTGCCTGGGATAGGTGCAATGCGGCCTTGAACAATCTGCTCGGCGGCCCGCTTTTGCCCTGTCATTGTGCTGCTACATGCGGCGAGCATCAGGACGAAAACCAGACTCAACATCCGTTTCATGTAAAGCCTCCGATTAGGCATTGAGCGCTTGGCTGATTTGATCTTGCCAGTGCGCTTTTTGGTCTGCGGTGAGCCAGCTCGCTTCAAAGCTATTGCGGATCAACTGCACAATCTCGTCTTGCGATAGATCGAGCGCTGCGCGACAGGCGAGTAAATTGGTGTTCAGATAACCACCAAAATACGCCGGATCATCCGAATTGACCATCGCACACAGACCTGCGGCCAGCAGCTCGCGTAGATTGTGCTCGGCCAAATCGTTCACCACACAGAGCTTCAGATTCGACAGCGGGCAAACGGTGAGCGGAATGCGCTCGGCGGCGAGCCGTTTCACGAGTTCCGCGTCTTCAGTACAGCGCACACCGTGATCAATGCGGCGCGATTTAAGCAAATCAAGCGCTTCCCAAATATAGCTGGCTGGCCCCTCTTCACCCGCATGCGCCACGGCGGGCAAACCCAGCTCGGCGCAACGCGCAAACAGGCGTGCAAATTTGCTGGGCGGGTGGCCCAATTCGCTGGAATCCAAACCCACACCGTCAATCTGCGCCAGATACGGCATCGCCTGCTCTAGCGTGGCAAAGCCGTCTTCCTCGCTCAAATGACGCAGGAAGCACATGATCAGCCTAAAGCTAATACCAAGTTGCGCCTCGCCGTCGAGCAAAGCGCGGCGGATGCCGTTGAATGACACGGCAAAATCAATGCCGCGCGCAGTATGCGTTTGCGGATCGTAAAAAATCTCGGTGTGAACGATATTGTCCGCTTTGGCGCGCAGTAAATACGCCCAAGTCAGATCGTAAAAATCCTGCTCGGTAATCAGCACCGACGCACCGGCGTAATACAGATCAAGGAAAGACTGCAATCTATCAAACTGATACGCCGCTCGCACCGCCTCGACATCGGCATACGGCAAAGCCACGCCATTGCGCGCAGCAAGCGCAAACATCATCTCAGGCTCGAGCGAGCCTTCGATGTGCAAATGCAGCTCGGTTTTAGGCAAGCGCGTGATCAGGGTATCGAGCGGGTGTTGGGGCACAATCATTCCTTAGTTTTAAGCAAAAACACGCTGGCAGCGTTAATCGGCCTCGCTGTACACCATGTACTATCATCGGCCTCATGCCTTGCCAGCGCGCTTTTGCGCCAATATATTCAATCGGGATCACCGATATTTAAGATGACTCGACGAACCATCTTAAATATCGGCGCCGCCATGCGGCACCGAGGTATATCAATACAAGCCAAACCCGGCATTATCTACAGACCTATACCCACATTAGCAGCAAGATGGTGGGTTACGTCCTTCGGCCTAACCCACCCTACGGCAGCGCCGCGATGATTGGGCTGGGGCTTTTATCCACGTGTAGCGAAAACCGCGGCGAGGAGAGAGACAAACAGTTTCACCGTTTGGCTCACGACGAAGCAAGGGCAGCGCGGAGCGCTTTTCGCCCGGGTCGCCTTTCTTTGCGTACTTACTTTGGCGAGGCAAAGAAAGTACGTCCCCCGCGGAAGGCGGCAACTCCAGTCAAGAGAACCGCTTCAAATTCAATTAGCCAATACTCTTCCATCTCGCGATATTTAAAATAACTGCCACAATCATTTTAAATATCGCTACCGAATAGCGGCAGCGATGGGTATCTCTTGCAAAAGCAATCAGCAGAACTAGGTCAAGCAAATACCTAATTAGGTATTTGCTTGAAGCCCATGATTACTGGCACGCCTCGCAATCTGGATTATCAATCGAGCAGAACTTCGCATCCGTCGCTGGCGTGCTATCCACCGCCGCCGCAGCCGTAATCACGGCTTGCGCTTGCGCTGCTGCATAGCCACCATCCACTGGCACCGCGTTCAACTCGCCACCACGACCGGTTGATTTCTCAGCCGCCGTTGCTGCCAGCGTGCGCAGGTAGTAAGTGGTTTTCAGGCCGCGCAACCAAGCGTGTTTGTACAACTCGTCCAGTTTCTTACCTGAGGCACCGGCCATGTAGATATTGAGCGATTGCGCTTGGTCGATCCATTTTTGACGACGTGAAGCCGCTTCCACCAACCATTTCGGATCCATCTCAAACGCAGTGGCGTACAGATCACGCAGGTCTTGCGGGATGCGATCGATTTGCGCCACTGAGCCGTCGAAGTATTTCAGATCCGACACCATGACTTCGTCCCACAGGCCGCGGGCTTTCAGGTCGCGCACCAAGTGCTCGTTGATCACGGTGAATTCACCTGACAAGTTCGATTTCACGAACAAGTTTTGGTAAGTCGGCTCGATACACGCATCCACGCCGACGATGTTTGAAATCGTAGCGGTTGGCGCAATCGCCAAGCAATTTGAGTTGCGCATACCGTAGGCGGCGATGCGGTCACGCAGCATCGTCCAATCCAGACGCGAGCTGCGATCCACTTCCAGGTAGCCGCCGCGCTCTTCTTCAAGCAGACGCAGTGAGTCTTGCGGCAAGATGCCACGATCCCACAAGCTGCCTTTGTAGCTGGCGTAAATGCCGCGCTCTTGCGCCAATTCGGTTGAAGCCCAGTAAGCGTGGTAAGCCACGGTTTCCATCGATACATCGGCAAATTCAACTGCGGCCTCTGATGCATATGGAATACGCAGCGCGTGCAAGCAGTCTTGGAAACCCATAATGCCCATACCGACTGGACGGTGTTTCAAGTTTGACGTACGCGCTTTGCGCACTGGGTAGAAGTTAATGTCGATCACGTTGTCGAGCATACGCATCGCTACTTTCACGGTGCGCGATAGTTTCT includes:
- a CDS encoding adenosine deaminase gives rise to the protein MPQHPLDTLITRLPKTELHLHIEGSLEPEMMFALAARNGVALPYADVEAVRAAYQFDRLQSFLDLYYAGASVLITEQDFYDLTWAYLLRAKADNIVHTEIFYDPQTHTARGIDFAVSFNGIRRALLDGEAQLGISFRLIMCFLRHLSEEDGFATLEQAMPYLAQIDGVGLDSSELGHPPSKFARLFARCAELGLPAVAHAGEEGPASYIWEALDLLKSRRIDHGVRCTEDAELVKRLAAERIPLTVCPLSNLKLCVVNDLAEHNLRELLAAGLCAMVNSDDPAYFGGYLNTNLLACRAALDLSQDEIVQLIRNSFEASWLTADQKAHWQDQISQALNA
- a CDS encoding ribonucleotide-diphosphate reductase subunit beta, whose translation is MLSFDDDVLDRPAAPAPAQANAIPAAPKVATNAIPPRITADDKRVINGTTDVNQLVPFKHKWAWEKYLAQCANHWMPQEVNMQRDIEQWKTGQLSEDEMRVVKRNLGFFVTADSLAANNIVLGTYRQITSPECRQFLLRQAFDEAIHTHAYQYIVESLGLDEGEVFNAYNEVKSIRDKDHFLMPFIDVLTDPAFKTGTLATDQALLRSIIVFACIMEGLFFYVGFVQILALGRQNKMTGAAEQYQYILRDESMHCNFGIDLINTIKMENPELWTESFKAEIVELFKQAVELEYAYAEDTMPRGVLGLNAAQFKEYLRFIANRRMQQIGLNELFPGVTNPFPWMSEMIDLKKEKNFFETRVTEYQTGGALSWD